Part of the Cytophagales bacterium genome is shown below.
ATATGTTCACTACTATCGTATAAAAATAAAACTTTCAAAACGAAAAGATTATCGTCTTGGGCTCATGATAAAGGGTAAAAAAGTATGGGCAGAGAGAATAGCGCGTAGGATAAAAATCTATAAAGATTTCCCATAAATGAAAATTTTGCCTCAATCCAACCTCTGTTGTTCTGGATTACAAATCCAGAACAGCGGTGTTAATTATGATTACTCAATTATTTACACTATGTCTTTTTCCCTAATTCAACTACCTTCATATCAACCACTTTCTTTTTTATAATATCAAATTTTATAATAGTTCTTACTGTATGTAATCCTTGTTTACCGGCAGCTCCGGGGTTTATGTAAAGGGTGGGTACTAGTTTTTTATCAGTCATTACTCTTAAGATGTGAGAATGCCCGCAAACAAAAATATCAGGCGGATTTTTATATATCTCTTTTCTGACCTCGGGTGAATATTTACCCGGGTAACCGCCAATATGCGTCATCCAGACCTGCATATCTTCACACACAAATTTATTATCTTTTGGATGTAAATATCTTATTTCCATCCCATCTATATTTCCATACACCCCTTTTAGAGGCTTAAATGCTGAAAGCTTTCCGGAAACTTCTATATTCCCAAAATCTCCTGCATGCCATATTTCATCGCAGTCCTGGAAGTGATTAAATATTTTGTCGTCTAGAAAACCGTGAGTATCTGATAGCAGCCCTATTCGCATCTCTAATGCTTTTTAGAAATTGTCATAGTCATTACCAATAACAAAAAACTAAAAACCAACTATTTCCTATTTCCCCATTTATCAGGATTTCTTCTCCAGGCATTTAAGATCTCCATATCCCTTTCGCCTATATATTTTCTTTCCAATGCAACACTCAGGAGATAATTGTAGTTAGTTAAGCAGTGCAATGGCACATTTTTCTTCTTAAAATTTACCTCCGCAGTCTCAAACCCATAAGTAAATATGGCAAGCATTCCCAAAACCTGCATCCCTGTTCTTTTTAAGGCATCCACAGCGCTGAGAGAACTTGCACCAGTAGAGATCAGATCTTCAACAACGATCACTTTACCTTCATTTATAATTTTTCCTTCTACTAAATTTTCCATCCCATGTTCCTTGGTCTTTGACCTTACATACAACAAAGGCAAATTCATCGCGTCGGCTATTAATGCTGCTTGTGGTATGCCGGCAGTAGCTACGCCTGCCACAGCATCTATGGCCGAATACTTGTTTTTTATGATTGAAATGAAGCTTTCTTTCACAAAATTTCTGATTTCTGGATAAGAAAGCGTAAGCCTGTTATCACAATAGATCGGTGCATTCCAGCTGGATGCCCATTTAAAAGGTTTGTGTGGCTGAAGCTTAACAGCTCCGATATCAAGCAACATAGCAGCCATTTTATTAGCAACAATATCCTTTTTACCTTGAAAATACATTGCTTCTTTCATTTCAGTTGATTTTAATTTGTAAATTTGAAAATTTCTTATTTAGATTTTAAAAATATTCCAAAATCACCAAATTATCAAATTGAAACTTTTCATAAACGACATCCCGGTTGAATTTATAAAAGAAAAAAAACTTTCTTCTAAAACCCACTATGATATTATTTTTTCCAGCAAAGATAAGATAGTTTTAAAGAAATTGACCGGAAAAGTATTGGTTAACAAAGCTACCCCAAAACATTTTGATAAGCTCTTCAAGTTTTTTAATCAAAAAAAACTCAAAAAGCTAACTTCTCTTACTTTTGCAGTAAGAAGCAAAAAACATTACAAAAAATTTCTGAAGGACCAGTTTCGTATTGTAAAAGCTGCCGGTGGTTTGGTTAAAAAAAACGATCAGATATTAATGATCCATAGACTGGGAAAATGGGATCTGCCCAAAGGCAAGCTCAATAAAAATGAAAGATCAAAGTTATGTGCCTTAAGAGAAGTCGGGGAAGAATGCAATATAAAAGTTGAATTGACCGGTAAATTGTGCACTACGTGGCACACTTACACAAGAAATAACAAAAGACTACTTAAAAGAACTAAATGGTACCAGATGCACTGTCTTGATGATTCAAAAATGGCTCCGCAAACCGAAGAAGACATTGAAGAGGTAAAATGGATGGACAAAGGTGAAATCCGGGAAGCATTGGAGAATAGTTATGAAACGATAAAGGATGTTTTTAGGAAGTATTATAGCCCTACGAATTACGAATAAGCGAATTACGAATAAAAACGCATCATTCGTAATTCGTAAATTCGTAATTGGTAGGGCCATGTGTTTACCAATCAGGTTTATTACTATTTGCCCTTTTTGTCGGTTTCTTTTGCATCTGCTGCAAGTATTGAATTTCACTGTTTCTCATTGCATCTAGTATCATTTTTGCTTTTTCGGGGCTAATGTTCATTTCCTGTAATTTCTGTTGGTCCATCATTGGAGCAGGGCGTTCCTGCTGTTCTTTCTTCTCCGGTTCTGCGGTTCTCTGATCCTTTGTTTCATTTTTCTTACCATCATCATTTTTTTGCTGATCTTTCTTCCCGGATTCTTCGTTTTCCTGGTTCTCCGATCCATCTTTTTGCTGGTCTTTATTTTCCTTTTGCTGGTTTTCCTTGTTTTGCTGATCCTGACTACTTTTGTTATCCTGATTATTTTGTTGCTCTTCTTGCTGGTTGTTTTTGTCTTGTTGGTCTTTATCTTGTTGTTTTTGCTGCTGCTGCTGGTCTGATTGTTTTTTAAGCAGCTCATAATTATACCGGGCGTCTTCATTAGAAGGATCGGCTCTAAGGGCTTCTTTAAAAAAGTTTAATGCAGCTTCCTTATCTTTCTGTTTATTTGCAATTACTCCCAATTGCTGATTTGCAACAGACCTTAATTTGTTGTCAGCAGCAATAGAAAGTTTTTTGTAAATATTGAACGCGCTGTCCATAACTGATAATTTGTAGTAAGCGTGGGCAAGATTAATCTGCACATTATCATCGCTAACCTTCAGTGAGTCCACGAGGTATGAATAGTGGTTTATAGCTTCCCTGTAATTTCCTGATTCAAATGCTTCCTGAGCCTGGTTTTTGATTTTATTGATTGTGGCGATGTTGTCAATACTGTTTAGGTTTAGAAATAATAATAGTATGAATGTAAGATGTATCATAGTTTTATCACTTTAACGGTAAAAAGCACGTCTGCTACCATAAATGGCAACAAAGCTAAGATAAGGAACCAATAATATTTATTTGCCGAAACATCTGTTTTTCGTGTATCTCGCAGCTCGCCTTCTATCTGGTTAATAGCATTTATTAAACGTGTAATATCATTCCTTGTTTTATTGATTTCAAAATAACTGCCACCGGTGATCCTTGCTAATTCCTTTAAGGAAGCTGAATTTAATTTGGATATTACGACTTTGCCATCTTTATCTCTTTTAAATCCTCCCCTAAGTGGTATTTTACTCCCTTCTTTAGTACCAACACCAAGCGTAAATAATTTTATATTATTTTTTTTAATATCATGAGCAATGGCTTTTGTATTCTCCCCAAAATCTTCACCATCACTGATGATAATGATCACTTTTGACTGCTTTTTTGTAGTGGTATTCTCAGTACCGGTCTGTTTTTTCAATGCGAGGTTTAAGGCCGGGGCAAGGTCAGTTCCCTCGCGGGGGACTAACCGGGTGTTTAGAGTTTCTATGAACAATGATAAAGCGCTTTGGTCGTAAGTGAGCGGACATTGGAGGAATGCTTCGGAGGAAAAAATAATAATTCCTATCCTGTCAGACGAAAATGCTTTTATAATATTTTTCAACTCGTATTTTACTTTTACCAATCTTGATGGTTGAATATCAAAAGCATCCATAGATTTGGAAAGATCAACAGCGATATAGATGTCCTTTCCAATGCTTTTGATCTCCTTTTTTATACCTCCAAATGAAGGGCTAAGCAATGCAATAATGAATAGTGCAAAATATATGCTTCTTATGACAAGTTTTATAGAAACAGCCCGGATTTTACCCGATTCTAATTTCCTGGCAATACCTACTGTTTTGAAAATGTAAAACAGGTAAGCTGCCACGAAAGCTATGATAGTCAGTACTTCAAAACTGCTAAATGCGTTATTCCAGGTCATAAAATTTAGTTATTGGTTTATTTAGTTAATAGTTTTAGTTAGTTGGTTACTGGTTTTGGTTAATTAGTTTTACCTGCCCGCCAATGGCCTGTGGCAGGCGGGTCGTCTCATAATTGCAACCCACTACTGATTACGAATAAAGTATTAGCATCAGGTTAAATGAGAAACATCATTTTTCTGCCTAAGTGTAAATATGGTATCATCATAATCCAGTAAATACAAACTCAGATTCTGATGCATAAAATCATCCATTTTTCTTAGATCATGCTTTAGCAGTAAGCACAAAAAGATACGCATAGCCCTTCCATGCATGCAAATCAAAATATTCTTTTCGTCCTTACGTGATTTGATCAGTTCTAATACAGATTTTTGTCTTTCCTGCACTTCAAGCGGACTTTCACCGCCCTCAATTTTCATCTCTAAATTTCCATTCTTCCATTCTGAAGTTATTTTTTGATAATACTGGTCATCTTCGGCAGTTATTTTAGTTCCTTCTTTGTCCCCCCAATCAATTTCCTTAAGTCCATCATGCTTTTCCGAATTAATCCCAAAATTAGCAAAATCCTGAACAGTTTGCACACTTCTATATAAGGTGGAGGTATATACCCTGTCAAATGGTACATGCTTATATGTTTCAAAAAACAACCTTGCCTGCTCGTGCCCTTTTTCATTTAAAGGTGCATCTACCCCGCTTCCCTGCACGATCCCTTTTTTATTATAATCTGTTTCACCGTGGCGGATGATATATATTTTTTTACCCATAATGTTCTCCCAGATGCAAATATACGAATGTTCCCCAAAGGGTAATCACCCGAAGGGTGAAATGCGAATAATACGAATGAAGAATCCCTGATGGCTATGAGAGGGATTTAGTATTAATTCGTATATTAGCATCGGGTTAAGTATATTTGCATCGGAGTTTATTGCTTTATTCGTAATTCGTATGGCTAATTCGTAATTCAAAATGATAAATACCAATATCAAAATAGAAGACCTGAACAAGTTCTCACAAAACAGTATGGGCGCTCATATTGGGATAGAATTCACTGAAATCAATAAAGATTTTTTATGCTGTAAAATGCCGGTTGACCACAGAACCAAGCAGCCTTATGGCGTCCTTCATGGAGGCGCTTCAGTTACGCTGGCTGAAGAATTAGGAAGCACTGCCGCTAATTTATGTCTGAAAAGTAAGGATCAATATTGTGTAGGTCTGGATATCAATGCCAACCATGTGAGAAGCGTAAAGAACGGAACCATTTTCGGCAAAGCCAAACCAATACATCTTGGTAAAAAGACGCAGATCTGGGAGATTAAAATCACCGATGAAGAGGGTGAGTTGGTATGTATTAGCAGGTTAACCATGGCTGTGTTGGACAAATGATACTAATATACGAATAAGGGTATATTAGGATTTTATTATTCGTATGAAACCAAATATAATTGCTAACACTTTATTTAATCCAGATGCCTTCGAAAAAAAAGAGGTACTGAATGCTTTTTACCAAACTGCATTATTTAAGCAATACCCAATTGCAATCTGGCAGCTGCCACAAACCGGAATCAAAAATGTTGCTATTAATCTTTCCAAAAAAGCTGAGATTACAAAGTTAGACCTGGAATCACAATTGTCTGGATTTGCCTTTTCGCCTTTCAATAATCTAAACGGAAAATCTACGATCTTTATTAAATCTGATCTCTATTTTAATACAGCAAAAAATAAAATCATTGAAAGTTTTAACCTACAGACTAGTCCTGCTAAAGCTGCAGCCAGAGATGAATTTTTCAAACTCCTGGAGGATTTTTTGATGAACATCCAGCCCTGTGATCCCGAGTACTCGGGATCACAGGGTAAACATCCAGCACCTGCCCGCCCGCCTGTCTGGCGGACAGGCCAATTGGCAGGCGGGTCCAGCATCCAGCACCAAGAATTTTATTGCCAAATTGTGAAAAAAGCCATCCGGGAGATCAAAAATGGTATTTTCAGAAAATTGGTTCTTTCCAGAACAAAAACTTTTGAACTAACTCAAAAACTTGATCCTTTATTAATTTTTGAAAAGCTTTGCAATGCTTATCCGAATTCGTTTATTTACTTAGTTTCAATTCCTGGAAATCCAACCTGGATGGGAGCATCACCAGAGATATTGCTGAGCGTAGATCATAACAATATATTCAAAACAACTGCCATGGCAGGAACGCAGCCACTGAAACCCGGAACCTCTCCCAAAAAGGCAGCCTGGACACAAAAAGAAATTGAAGAGCAGGCTTTGGTAAGCAGGTTTATCATTAATTGTTTTAAAAAGATCCGTTTACGGGAATTTGAGGAAGAAGGCCCCAAGACCATCATTGCCGGTAATTTAATGCACTTGCGAACGGACTATACAGTGGATATGAATGCTGTAAACTTTCCACAACTAGGTACAGTAATGCTTGACCTGCTGCATCCTACTTCTGCCGTCTGCGGCATGCCGAAAAATGAATCTATGGAATTTATTCTAGCCAATGAAAATTACAACAGGGAATTTTACACCGGGTATTTAGGGCCGGTTAATATGCCGTGTCAGGTGGAAACACCTGACGCCACAGAAACGCATCTTTTTGTCAATTTACGTTGTATGCAGTTGTCGGATAATAAGGCGATCCTATACGCAGGATCAGGAATTACAGAAGATTCTGAACCGGAGAGTGAATGGGAGGAGACGGAGTTAAAGTGTAAGACAATTTTGGATGTGATTGGTAAATGAAACCACGAATTACACGAATTACACGAATTACACAAATTAAATTAGTGTAATTCGTGTAATTAGTGGTTTAATTGGACTAAATCAAAATGCTCTTTCAGCCCATTATCAACATAGCAGAAATTTGCGCTAAAAAAAACGTAAAAGAAATTATTCTCTCACCAGGTTCACGATGTGCTCCGCTTACGTTAGCATTTGTACGGCATCCCCAAATTAATACACGTATCATCAGTGATGAAAGGTCAGCCGCTTTTATTGCTTTAGGAATAGCTCAGCAAACAAAAAATCCTTC
Proteins encoded:
- a CDS encoding hotdog fold thioesterase; its protein translation is MINTNIKIEDLNKFSQNSMGAHIGIEFTEINKDFLCCKMPVDHRTKQPYGVLHGGASVTLAEELGSTAANLCLKSKDQYCVGLDINANHVRSVKNGTIFGKAKPIHLGKKTQIWEIKITDEEGELVCISRLTMAVLDK
- a CDS encoding NUDIX hydrolase, with protein sequence MKLFINDIPVEFIKEKKLSSKTHYDIIFSSKDKIVLKKLTGKVLVNKATPKHFDKLFKFFNQKKLKKLTSLTFAVRSKKHYKKFLKDQFRIVKAAGGLVKKNDQILMIHRLGKWDLPKGKLNKNERSKLCALREVGEECNIKVELTGKLCTTWHTYTRNNKRLLKRTKWYQMHCLDDSKMAPQTEEDIEEVKWMDKGEIREALENSYETIKDVFRKYYSPTNYE
- a CDS encoding VWA domain-containing protein, with protein sequence MTWNNAFSSFEVLTIIAFVAAYLFYIFKTVGIARKLESGKIRAVSIKLVIRSIYFALFIIALLSPSFGGIKKEIKSIGKDIYIAVDLSKSMDAFDIQPSRLVKVKYELKNIIKAFSSDRIGIIIFSSEAFLQCPLTYDQSALSLFIETLNTRLVPREGTDLAPALNLALKKQTGTENTTTKKQSKVIIIISDGEDFGENTKAIAHDIKKNNIKLFTLGVGTKEGSKIPLRGGFKRDKDGKVVISKLNSASLKELARITGGSYFEINKTRNDITRLINAINQIEGELRDTRKTDVSANKYYWFLILALLPFMVADVLFTVKVIKL
- a CDS encoding tetratricopeptide repeat protein — protein: MIHLTFILLLFLNLNSIDNIATINKIKNQAQEAFESGNYREAINHYSYLVDSLKVSDDNVQINLAHAYYKLSVMDSAFNIYKKLSIAADNKLRSVANQQLGVIANKQKDKEAALNFFKEALRADPSNEDARYNYELLKKQSDQQQQQKQQDKDQQDKNNQQEEQQNNQDNKSSQDQQNKENQQKENKDQQKDGSENQENEESGKKDQQKNDDGKKNETKDQRTAEPEKKEQQERPAPMMDQQKLQEMNISPEKAKMILDAMRNSEIQYLQQMQKKPTKRANSNKPDW
- a CDS encoding orotate phosphoribosyltransferase, which codes for MYFQGKKDIVANKMAAMLLDIGAVKLQPHKPFKWASSWNAPIYCDNRLTLSYPEIRNFVKESFISIIKNKYSAIDAVAGVATAGIPQAALIADAMNLPLLYVRSKTKEHGMENLVEGKIINEGKVIVVEDLISTGASSLSAVDALKRTGMQVLGMLAIFTYGFETAEVNFKKKNVPLHCLTNYNYLLSVALERKYIGERDMEILNAWRRNPDKWGNRK
- a CDS encoding histidine phosphatase family protein yields the protein MMGKKIYIIRHGETDYNKKGIVQGSGVDAPLNEKGHEQARLFFETYKHVPFDRVYTSTLYRSVQTVQDFANFGINSEKHDGLKEIDWGDKEGTKITAEDDQYYQKITSEWKNGNLEMKIEGGESPLEVQERQKSVLELIKSRKDEKNILICMHGRAMRIFLCLLLKHDLRKMDDFMHQNLSLYLLDYDDTIFTLRQKNDVSHLT
- a CDS encoding isochorismate synthase; amino-acid sequence: MNIQPCDPEYSGSQGKHPAPARPPVWRTGQLAGGSSIQHQEFYCQIVKKAIREIKNGIFRKLVLSRTKTFELTQKLDPLLIFEKLCNAYPNSFIYLVSIPGNPTWMGASPEILLSVDHNNIFKTTAMAGTQPLKPGTSPKKAAWTQKEIEEQALVSRFIINCFKKIRLREFEEEGPKTIIAGNLMHLRTDYTVDMNAVNFPQLGTVMLDLLHPTSAVCGMPKNESMEFILANENYNREFYTGYLGPVNMPCQVETPDATETHLFVNLRCMQLSDNKAILYAGSGITEDSEPESEWEETELKCKTILDVIGK
- a CDS encoding metallophosphoesterase family protein; the encoded protein is MRIGLLSDTHGFLDDKIFNHFQDCDEIWHAGDFGNIEVSGKLSAFKPLKGVYGNIDGMEIRYLHPKDNKFVCEDMQVWMTHIGGYPGKYSPEVRKEIYKNPPDIFVCGHSHILRVMTDKKLVPTLYINPGAAGKQGLHTVRTIIKFDIIKKKVVDMKVVELGKKT